The genomic stretch CCTGCGGTTCACCGTCGAGACGATCCGTTCGATCGTCTGCATCAGCTGGTCGTGGGAGGGGAAGCGGAGCGGCAACTGCTCCACCCGGCCCGCTCGTTCCACGAAGATCGCGTCGGGGCCGTTCACCATGATCTCGGTGATCGACGCGTCCTCCAGCAGGGGTTCCAGGATGCCCAGGCCGAGGGCCTCGTCGACGACCCGGCGGATCAGCTGGGAGCGCTCCACCGTCGAGAGCACCGGGCCCTCGCGGCTGATGATGTGGCCCAGGACGCGTTCCAGCCGCGCCCGGCGTTCGGCCGCGGCCAGCGAGCTCATCTCCGCGAGGTCGATCTCCTCCAGGAGCTTGGCCCGGTAGGAGGCGACCAGGTGGCCGTCCTCGCCCCTGCTTCCGTTCTCCTCGGGGGAGTTGATGCGTGCCCGCAGGCTCATGGCTTCCGGTGCTCCTCAGTGGTCGAGCGGCATGGTGGCGGACTTGGTGGCGTCGCCGAAGTCCCAGCCGGGGACCACGGACGGGATGTCCACGGTGGCGGTGACCCGTACCTCGTCGCCGAGCCCGGCGCTGGTGCAGCCGGTCCCGTCGGCCAGCCAGCCGCTCACGGCGGCCTGGCAGTCCGCCGCGAACGGCCCGTCCAGCGAGGCGCTGCGCGCGCCGGCGCGGGCGGCGGTGCCCGCCTGCTGGGCGGTGTAGGCGATGAGGCCGATCTGTATGGCGGCCATGGCGACGAGGATCAGGATCGGGATGAAGCCGAGGTATTCGATGGCCACCTGGCCGCGGTCACGGGCACCCTCACGGTCACGGGCACAGTTACGGCTACGGCGCGCCTTCTCGTACGCCATCTCAGTCCCCCTCCTCCACGACCGCCCCCGCGTGCCCGTCGACCTCGAACGGGAACGCGATCGTGCCCGGGAAGAGGATCGGAACGTCCAGATGGACGTCCGCCGTGACCAGGCCCCCGCTCTCGCCGCAGGTCACCTCGGCACCGCCCTCCCACGCGCCCGGCAGATGCTTCAGCCCCGCCTCCTGGCAGGCGCCCTGCCGGTCCTCGGCCGCCGTGCCCGCCCGTGCCGCCTCGTCCGCGGCGTTCGCGGCCAGCGTGAAGGTGTACCCGAGCAGCGCGCACTGCCACAGCAGCACCAGCGTCACCAGGATCAGCGGGGTCATGCCGAGGAACTCGATGGTGACCTGGCCCCGGTCGGCCCCGCGCCGGAACAGGCCCGCGCGGCCGCTCATCCCCCACCGTCCTTCCGCCTGCGGAAGGACCCCCGGCCCGCCCGTCGGTCGACCTCAACCGCCTTCACCAGGCCGAGTTCCCCGGCGAGAGTCCACAACGCCTGCTTCACCGTGCTCTTGGAGTCCAGTTCGTGCAGGCGGCCCGCGTCCACCACGCCCTGGAGTTCCTTGTAGTTGGCGGGGACCGCGGTGGCCGCGAGTGCCGTGCCGGTGATCTTCTGGATCAGCGGGGGCTGGATCTCGGTGCCCCGGGTGTGGCGGTTGACGACGACCGTGGTCTCCTCGGCCTTGCGGATCTGGAGCCGGTCCCACATGCGGACGACGCGCTTGGCGCCCCGGACGGCGACCACGTCCGGGGTGGTGACCAGCAGCGCCGTGTCGGCCATCTCCACGGCGGCCGCGCCGGCGCCACTGAGCTGGGCGCCGCAGTCGACGATCACGATCTCGTAGCGGGAGCGCAGGGCGCTGACGATCTGGCGGGCGGCGCGGTCGGTGACCTCCTCGCCGCGTTCGCCGTCGCCGGGGGCGAGCAGGAGGGCGACCCCGGTGTCGTGGCGGAAGACGGCGTCGGCCAGGACACGCGGGGTGATGTCGGTGATGGCGGCGAGGTCGACGACGGAGCGGCGGAACTGGACGTCCAGGTAGGCGGCGAGGTCGCCGGTCTGGAGGTCCATGTCGAGCAGGGCGGTGGAGCGGCCGGAGGCCTGTGCGGCGAGGGCGAGTTGGATGGACACGAGCGTCGTGCCGACGCCGCCCTTGGCGCCGCTCACCGTGACGACGGTGCCGCCGACGCCGGTGAACACCTCCAGGGCGCCGCCGAGATGGCGTCGTACGCCTGCCGACCAGGAGGCCACGGCCTGGACTCGGCTGGCGAGTTCCTCGTACGACAGGGGCAGCGCCACCAGGCCCCGGGCGCCGTAGTCCATGGCGGCCTGGAAGAGGCCGGGGGACGCGTCGGAGGTGACGAGGATGACGCCCACCGCGGGGAAGCGGAGGGCGACTTCGCGGATCAGCTCCAGGGCCGGGACCGGGCCGATACGCTCGTGCACGACCACGACCTCGGGCAGCTCGTCGACGGACTCGGCGGCCAGCCGGGCGAGGGTGTCGATGAGCTGGGTGGAGTCGGTCACGGGGGCGACCGGCTCGGCGTCCGGGAGCTGGGAGAGCAGGGTCGTGATCGCACGGACCGCGTCCGCGTCGCCGACCGCCGGGAGGATCCTCGTGGGCATACGGGCCTCTCACTTGTCCTTCGCGAGTTCGTACGTCCGGTCCGACTCGGGGACCGTGGAGTCGTCGCCGGGGGCCACCAGCGCGAGCCGGACCCGCTGGGCGAACGACTCGGCGTAGGTGAGGCGCTGGGCGTCGAGGGTGGACAGTGCGAAGGTGATCGGGACGGCGTCGGTGGGCTGCCGGTCGCGGTCGTCGGCGTCGGGTTCCAGGGGGGTCAGCTCGCCCACGTCCAGGACCTTGGCGTTGGTCACGATGATCTTGGACTGGGCGGGATCGCCCTCCCGTGCGCCCTCGAAGGTGGCGTACACGTTCACGGTGGAGTTGGGCGTGATCTTGCCGGCCACCCCGGTCGCCGCGTCGATCATGATGGCGACCTCCTGCTGCCCGGGCTGGAGGGCGGGCTGGGCCACGATCATGTCGCTCTGGAGCAGGGAACCCTTCCGCAGCGCGGTGACCGCGATCTTGCCCTCGATCTCCCTCAGATCGGTGACCGCGTTGTCGGACAGCCAGCGCTCCGGCATCGAGATCTTCTCGAACTGGGCCGAAGCCAGCGGCTTGTACGGCTCCACGTTCGTCTTCAGCCGGTAGGCGGTGACCTCGGGGCCGACCTTGGACTCGGCGTCGTTGATGACGGACAGCACGCCGGCGAAGGCGCCGAGGGCGCAGACGACCGACAGGATCAGGAGTATCACGCCGCGGCGCTGACGGGAGTTCATGAACCGTGCAACCTCATTGGGGGAATCGGTCGGGATCGGTCGGATACGGCTTGCGGGTCGGGCACCCCTCGCGGGCGTCGATCACCCCGCGCGGGCGTCGGGGACGGGCACGGGCGGGGTCGCGGAACAGAACACACAGCGGTCGCCGATGACGTCGATGCCGCACCAGTGGCAGGTGCTGCGGCGTACCGAGGTGACGAGCTGGTACAGCACCGACAGGTCGGAGAGGTGGGCGCAGAACTCGATCAGCCGCCCCGTCCCCCACCACCGCGCCGACTCGGCGGGCAGCGGGACCTCGCGCAGGCCCTGGACGTTCCAGGACTTGGCGAGGGTGTCGGTGACCCAGTCGGACTGGAGCTGGCCCCGGGCGACGAGCATCCGGGTGCCGAACTCCGGGCCGGTCAGGGCGGCTTCGGGGCCGATGCGCACGAGCTGGGGCTCGGGGTGGGCGAGGACGCCGAAGTGGCTGCCCGGGACCCAGGACTTGGCGTGCGACTTCAGGCCGACGGGGACGCGGTCGAGCTTGGCGACGGAGCCGAGGAGCGCCCCGGCGTGGATGTAGTGGGTGAGGAGTCTGCCCGCCGAGGCGAGCACGCCGGGTCCGAGGTCGCAGGAGGCGAGCTGGCGCAACTGGCGGGCCAGGACGGCGAGTCCGAGCGGGGGCAGTTCGGGGCGGAACAGGGCGATCCGGTCGCTCTCCAGCAGCGAGCGGAGGGTGTGGAGACGGCGCTCGACGGCGGGGTCGGCGGCCTGGGAGCAGACGACGACCAGATGGCCGTGGCTCTCGACGATCGCTTGAAGCGCGCTCAAGGCCCGGTCGAGGGGCTGGCGGTCCAGGTCCTGGAGCACGATGGCGGGGACGGTGCGCTCGTCCTGCGGCGGCAGCGCCAGGTCGGCACTGGTCACGGCGATGGCAGTTGGCACGCGCGGCTCCCCACTCCCCACCCAGGACACACGGTCGACTTCACTGTGTGACTACCCGAGCACTGTATCCACGGGTCGATGACCGGAGAACAGCGTTTCTGTAGCTATGAAGGAACTGCCGTTTCACAAGTTGCGTCAAATCGGGGCAGGTTGAGCATCTTGGCGGCATCTCTTGACAGGAAGATTGGTCTGGACCAACGTCTTCAGCATGTCCCCCATTGGCATGTCCACACGCAGAAGATCCACTCGTCTCTGGACGGGTGCCGTCCTCGCGGCGCTCGCCCTCACCTTCGCCGGCACCGGCCAGGCGTCCGCCGCCGATGTCAACAACGCCAAGAACGCCGGTTTTGAGAACGGCCTGACCAACTGGACCTGTTCCGCCAACAGCGGTACGACCGTCTCGTCGCCCTCGCACGGAGGCTCAGCCGCGCTGAAGGCGACCCCGGCCGGACAGGACAACGCCCGCTGCACCCAGGCCGTCGCGGTCCAGCCCAACTCGACGTACACGCTCAGCGCCTGGGTCCAGGGTGGCTACACCTACCTGGGCGTGACCGGCACCGGCACGACCGACGTGTCGACCTGGACGCCCGACTCCAGCAGCTGGAAGCAGCTGACCACCACCTTCACCACCGGCTCGTCGACCCGCTCGGTGAACGTGTACACGCACGGCTGGTACGGCCAGGCCGCCTACTACGCCGACGACGTCTCGGTGTTCGGCCCGGACGGCGGCGGTGGCGGTGACCCGGAGCCGACGATCCCGGGCTCCCCGAGCGGCGTGACGGTGTCGGGGCGGTCCTCGTCGTCGATCTCGCTGG from Streptomyces davaonensis JCM 4913 encodes the following:
- a CDS encoding TadE/TadG family type IV pilus assembly protein; translation: MAYEKARRSRNCARDREGARDRGQVAIEYLGFIPILILVAMAAIQIGLIAYTAQQAGTAARAGARSASLDGPFAADCQAAVSGWLADGTGCTSAGLGDEVRVTATVDIPSVVPGWDFGDATKSATMPLDH
- a CDS encoding TadE/TadG family type IV pilus assembly protein → MSGRAGLFRRGADRGQVTIEFLGMTPLILVTLVLLWQCALLGYTFTLAANAADEAARAGTAAEDRQGACQEAGLKHLPGAWEGGAEVTCGESGGLVTADVHLDVPILFPGTIAFPFEVDGHAGAVVEEGD
- a CDS encoding AAA family ATPase encodes the protein MPTRILPAVGDADAVRAITTLLSQLPDAEPVAPVTDSTQLIDTLARLAAESVDELPEVVVVHERIGPVPALELIREVALRFPAVGVILVTSDASPGLFQAAMDYGARGLVALPLSYEELASRVQAVASWSAGVRRHLGGALEVFTGVGGTVVTVSGAKGGVGTTLVSIQLALAAQASGRSTALLDMDLQTGDLAAYLDVQFRRSVVDLAAITDITPRVLADAVFRHDTGVALLLAPGDGERGEEVTDRAARQIVSALRSRYEIVIVDCGAQLSGAGAAAVEMADTALLVTTPDVVAVRGAKRVVRMWDRLQIRKAEETTVVVNRHTRGTEIQPPLIQKITGTALAATAVPANYKELQGVVDAGRLHELDSKSTVKQALWTLAGELGLVKAVEVDRRAGRGSFRRRKDGGG
- the cpaB gene encoding Flp pilus assembly protein CpaB, translated to MNSRQRRGVILLILSVVCALGAFAGVLSVINDAESKVGPEVTAYRLKTNVEPYKPLASAQFEKISMPERWLSDNAVTDLREIEGKIAVTALRKGSLLQSDMIVAQPALQPGQQEVAIMIDAATGVAGKITPNSTVNVYATFEGAREGDPAQSKIIVTNAKVLDVGELTPLEPDADDRDRQPTDAVPITFALSTLDAQRLTYAESFAQRVRLALVAPGDDSTVPESDRTYELAKDK